The following coding sequences lie in one Capsicum annuum cultivar UCD-10X-F1 chromosome 5, UCD10Xv1.1, whole genome shotgun sequence genomic window:
- the LOC107870666 gene encoding protein DETOXIFICATION 14 produces the protein MYRSYCYIKGGHAINFQRRVRRKRYKKKMASNLEEGLLVKNKLEENNDSVEVVLRDQELRWEVIGVEMKRIGYLAGPMAAVTLSQYLLQVISMMMVGHLGQLYLSSTAIAVSLATVTGLTLLLGMASALETLCGQAYGAKQYKKIGTQTYTAIFCLFIVCIPLSMLWIYIGRLLVFIGQDPQISHEAGRFIICLIPTLFGSAALQPLIRYYLMQSMILPLIVSSCVTIAIHVPLCWVLVYHTGLKNIGAAFAMDISIWLNVTILASYMRFSAACEKTRVPISSEIFHGTKEFFCLAIPSAIMICLEGWSFEFIILLSGLLPNPELETSVLSVCLNTIATLYSIPYGLAGAVSTRVSNELGAGNPQGARISVSLVMLLTVMEAILISVTLFGCRNIFGFVFSSEMEVVNYVAMMAPLVSLSVIMDALQSSLSGVARGCGWQHIGAYVNLSSFYLFGIPIASLLGFWFELRGKGLWIGILCGATLQTILLSVFTGFTNWKKQAEMAKERFLEVK, from the exons ATGTACAGATCCTACTGCTATATAAAGGGTGGTCACGCTATTAACTTTCAACGAAGAgtaagaagaaaaagatataaaaaaaagatGGCAAGTAATTTGGAAGAGGGATTGTTAGTAAAGAATAAATTAGAGGAAAATAATGATAGTGTTGAAGTTGTATTGAGAGATCAGGAATTGAGATGGGAGGTGATAGGGGTGGAGATGAAGAGAATTGGTTACTTAGCAGGACCAATGGCAGCAGTGACATTGTCACAATATTTGTTGCAAGTTATATCTATGATGATGGTTGGTCATTTAGGTCAACTTTACCTATCTAGCACTGCAATTGCTGTTTCTCTTGCTACTGTTACTGGCTTAACTCTTCTT CTAGGAATGGCAAGTGCACTAGAAACTCTATGTGGGCAAGCATATGGAGCTAAGCAATACAAGAAAATTGGAACACAAACATACACTGCTATATTCTGTCTCTTCATAGTTTGCATTCCCTTGTCCATGTTATGGATATACATTGGACGATTACTCGTGTTCATCGGACAAGATCCTCAGATTTCACATGAAGCTGGAAGGTTCATAATATGTTTAATTCCTACACTTTTTGGTAGTGCAGCTCTTCAGCCACTCATTAGATATTATCTAATGCAAAGTATGATCCTTCCTTTGATTGTAAGTTCATGTGTAACAATTGCCATCCATGTACCACTATGTTGGGTGCTAGTTTATCACACTGGATTAAAGAATATTGGGGCTGCATTTGCAATGGACATATCAATTTGGTTGAATGTCACAATTCTTGCTTCATACATGAGGTTTTCCGCAGCTTGTGAGAAAACTCGTGTGCCAATTTCATCAGAGATTTTCCATGGAACGAAAGAGTTCTTTTGTTTAGCCATCCCTTCGGCTATCATGATATG TCTTGAAGGGTGGTCCTTTGAGTTCATTATCTTGCTATCCGGGCTATTGCCAAATCCAGAGCTTGAAACTTCAGTGCTCTCTGTATG CCTCAACACTATTGCTACCCTTTATTCAATTCCATATGGTCTTGCTGGTGCTGTAAG CACGAGAGTTTCCAATGAGTTGGGAGCTGGAAATCCACAAGGAGCACGTATATCTGTTTCCTTGGTGATGCTCCTCACAGTAATGGAGGCTATACTAATAAGCGTGACCCTCTTTGGTTGTCGGAACATTTTTGGCTTCGTTTTCAGCAGTGAGATGGAAGTTGTGAACTACGTAGCAATGATGGCTCCACTTGTTTCATTATCTGTCATAATGGATGCCTTACAATCTTCTCTTTCAG GTGTTGCTAGGGGATGTGGTTGGCAACACATTGGAGCCTATGTcaatctttcttcattttacttATTTGGCATCCCTATAGCTAGTTTATTGGGTTTCTGGTTTGAACTTAGGGGAAAAGGCCTGTGGATTGGCATACTATGTGGTGCAACTCTACAAACTATTCTCCTTTCTGTCTTTACAGGCTTCACTAATTGGAAAAAACAG GCTGAAATGGCAAAGGAGAGGTTTCTTGAGGTAAAATGA